One genomic window of Deinococcus peraridilitoris DSM 19664 includes the following:
- a CDS encoding PH domain-containing protein, with protein sequence MSTVFSWLVWLVPVLLLLVALLPKADLPVAGKVTLSLLHLVEAAVITAVLWLAPRRLKYTLTRDALMIQCLSGVQRIPLRGLKARLTAGQLGTRTFGMGLPGYLSGHFRLRGDALGVTGVQAVTSNPNQGVLLFGHGKAPFFVSPANAPSFLHALAERGVQVESNL encoded by the coding sequence GTGAGCACCGTGTTTTCATGGCTGGTCTGGCTGGTCCCTGTTTTGTTGCTGCTGGTGGCGCTCCTTCCGAAGGCAGACCTGCCGGTCGCAGGAAAGGTGACCCTCAGCCTGCTGCATCTGGTTGAGGCAGCCGTCATCACCGCCGTCCTGTGGTTGGCTCCACGGCGTTTGAAGTACACCCTCACGCGGGACGCCCTGATGATTCAGTGTTTGTCGGGGGTGCAACGCATTCCCCTGCGTGGTCTGAAGGCTCGGCTGACCGCGGGCCAGCTTGGCACACGGACGTTCGGGATGGGGTTGCCGGGCTACCTGAGCGGACATTTTCGCTTGCGAGGTGACGCGCTCGGCGTCACGGGCGTTCAGGCGGTAACGAGCAACCCGAATCAGGGGGTGTTGCTGTTCGGGCACGGAAAAGCGCCATTCTTCGTATCTCCCGCGAATGCGCCTTCCTTCCTGCATGCCCTGGCGGAACGAGGAGTTCAGGTCGAGTCAAACCTGTGA
- a CDS encoding dienelactone hydrolase family protein: protein MADILLFHHAQGQTSGFLAFADELRQAGHVVHTPDLYHGRTFDTLEAGIAFAKELGFDCIVANGVRAADNLPPELIYAGFSLGVMPAQKLAQMRPGARGALLFHACLPISEFGEAWPRDLPAQVHAMEADPFFEEDHEAAKSLVESTAQAELFLYPGNQHLFTDSSLPSYDAGAASLVMRRVVAFLKQC, encoded by the coding sequence ATGGCTGATATCCTTTTGTTCCATCACGCCCAAGGTCAAACCTCCGGTTTTCTCGCATTCGCCGATGAACTCCGGCAGGCCGGACACGTGGTCCATACGCCCGACCTCTACCATGGCCGAACTTTCGACACCCTCGAAGCCGGCATTGCCTTCGCGAAGGAACTCGGGTTTGACTGTATCGTTGCAAACGGCGTGCGCGCAGCGGACAATCTGCCTCCTGAGCTGATCTACGCTGGATTCTCGCTCGGGGTCATGCCCGCACAGAAACTGGCTCAGATGCGCCCAGGTGCGCGGGGAGCGCTGCTGTTCCATGCCTGTTTGCCAATCTCGGAATTCGGAGAGGCGTGGCCAAGAGACCTCCCAGCCCAAGTGCACGCGATGGAAGCCGACCCCTTTTTCGAGGAAGACCACGAGGCGGCCAAATCGCTCGTCGAGTCGACCGCTCAGGCGGAACTGTTCCTGTATCCGGGAAATCAGCACTTGTTCACGGACAGCAGCTTGCCCTCGTACGATGCAGGCGCCGCCTCACTCGTTATGCGACGTGTGGTGGCGTTCTTGAAACAGTGCTGA